From one Acidimicrobiales bacterium genomic stretch:
- the gatB gene encoding Asp-tRNA(Asn)/Glu-tRNA(Gln) amidotransferase subunit GatB yields the protein MNSDWELVVGLEVHCELQTLTKLFCSCPNAFGDEPNTNICPVCLGLPGSLPVLNARAVEYAMCIGLALGCRVVPSIFHRKNYFYPDMPKDYQVSQYDIPINIDGRIELPDGSVVGIVRAHIEEDTGKSTHVGGGGRIHGADYSLVDYNRAGVPLVEIVSAPDLRSSEGARAYVSELRSILVATGASDGRMEEGSLRVDANVSVRPAGTEAFGTRCEVKNLNSLRSLGLAIEHEAERQIALITSGGRVKQETRHWNEAEQMTHSLRSKEDADDYRYFPEPDLVPLVPTTGEIEALRAALPLLPAARRARLRERLPGADADQVVTVVNLALDDLVVAAIDGGADGRLALARAANEAAAHPDKARALPAASFAELIGLEHSGQLGATQAKAVLAELLESGGSPTEVVERLGIVSLGADALDGEVDAVIAENPAEWARYQEGDLKVAQFLLGQVMRRTKGQANGKLVAEAFEARKAR from the coding sequence ATGAACAGCGACTGGGAGCTCGTCGTCGGCCTCGAGGTTCACTGCGAGTTGCAGACGCTGACCAAGCTCTTCTGCTCCTGCCCGAACGCCTTCGGGGACGAGCCGAACACCAACATCTGCCCCGTCTGCCTCGGCCTGCCGGGTTCGCTCCCGGTGCTGAACGCGCGCGCCGTCGAGTACGCGATGTGCATCGGCCTCGCGCTCGGCTGCCGGGTGGTGCCCTCGATCTTCCACCGGAAGAACTACTTCTATCCCGACATGCCGAAGGACTACCAGGTCAGCCAGTACGACATTCCGATCAACATCGACGGCCGGATCGAGCTCCCCGACGGCTCCGTGGTCGGCATCGTGCGCGCACACATCGAGGAGGACACGGGCAAGTCCACCCACGTCGGCGGCGGCGGGCGGATCCACGGCGCCGACTACTCGCTCGTCGACTACAACCGCGCCGGCGTCCCGCTCGTCGAGATCGTCTCCGCCCCCGACCTGCGCAGCTCCGAGGGGGCGCGCGCCTACGTGAGCGAGCTGCGCTCGATCCTCGTCGCGACCGGCGCCTCCGACGGACGGATGGAGGAGGGCTCGCTGCGCGTCGACGCCAACGTCTCGGTCCGCCCCGCCGGGACGGAGGCCTTCGGCACGCGCTGTGAGGTCAAGAACCTCAACTCGCTGCGCTCGCTCGGCCTGGCGATCGAGCACGAGGCCGAGCGCCAGATCGCCCTCATCACCTCCGGCGGGCGGGTGAAGCAGGAGACGCGTCACTGGAACGAGGCGGAGCAGATGACGCACTCGTTGCGCTCCAAGGAGGACGCGGACGACTACCGCTACTTCCCCGAGCCCGACCTCGTTCCCCTCGTCCCGACGACCGGGGAGATCGAGGCGCTGCGGGCGGCGCTGCCACTGTTGCCGGCGGCCCGGCGGGCTCGGCTGCGCGAGCGCCTCCCCGGGGCGGACGCCGATCAGGTCGTCACAGTCGTGAACCTGGCCCTCGACGACCTCGTCGTGGCGGCGATCGACGGGGGGGCCGACGGTCGCCTGGCGCTCGCTCGCGCGGCCAATGAGGCGGCGGCGCACCCCGACAAAGCGCGGGCGCTCCCCGCCGCGTCCTTCGCCGAGCTGATCGGGCTCGAGCACAGCGGGCAGCTCGGCGCGACCCAGGCGAAAGCGGTCCTCGCCGAGCTCCTCGAGTCCGGGGGTTCGCCGACGGAGGTCGTAGAGCGGCTTGGAATCGTGAGCCTCGGCGCCGATGCTCTCGACGGTGAGGTCGACGCGGTGATCGCTGAGAACCCCGCCGAGTGGGCCCGTTACCAGGAAGGTGATCTGAAGGTCGCGCAGTTCCTCCTCGGCCAGGTGATGCGGCGCACCAAGGGCCAGGCCAACGGCAAGCTCGTCGCCGAGGCCTTCGAGGCACGAAAGGCCCGCTGA
- the gatA gene encoding Asp-tRNA(Asn)/Glu-tRNA(Gln) amidotransferase subunit GatA — MSAPSSQALAIAAEVRAGSRSARAVAEEALAAVAAREEELHCFNEVTAERALAEAEAVDARVAAGEDPGPLAGVPIALKDNLCTRGVATTCSSRILEGWLPPYDATVVQRVRAAGAVVVGKTNLDEFAMGSSTENSAFGPTRNPWDTSRVPGGSSGGSAAAVAAGLVPLALGSDTGGSIRQPASLCGVVGMKPTYGLVSRYGLVAFASSLDQIGPFACTVADAASLLEVIAGHDKMDSTSLPAPAPTIVGGLSAGVGGLRVGVISDFLPDASPRTQAALRRAAESLAAAGAEVAEVALPELMNGLAAYYLIAPAEASSNLSRYDGVRYGLRVDAPGVEEMNARTRAAGFGPEVKRRIMLGTYVLSAGYCDAYYSQAQRVRTLVSRAFSAAYERFDVLLAPTAPSVAFAFGEKTADPLQMYLSDLYTIPSNLAGHPAVSVPYALGEEELPVGVQVLGPALSEATLFRAAAALEEAADPAARGPVAVGAR, encoded by the coding sequence GTGAGCGCGCCGAGCTCGCAGGCGCTCGCGATCGCCGCGGAGGTGCGCGCCGGGAGCCGCAGCGCGCGCGCCGTCGCCGAGGAGGCGCTCGCCGCCGTCGCGGCGCGCGAGGAGGAGCTCCACTGCTTCAACGAGGTGACCGCGGAGCGGGCGCTCGCCGAGGCGGAGGCGGTCGACGCCCGCGTCGCCGCCGGCGAGGACCCCGGCCCCCTCGCCGGGGTGCCGATCGCGCTGAAGGACAACCTCTGCACGCGCGGCGTCGCGACCACCTGCTCGTCCCGCATCCTCGAGGGGTGGCTCCCGCCGTACGACGCGACCGTCGTGCAGCGGGTGCGCGCCGCGGGCGCCGTCGTCGTCGGCAAGACCAACCTCGACGAGTTCGCGATGGGCTCCTCGACGGAGAACTCCGCCTTCGGGCCGACCCGCAACCCCTGGGACACGAGCCGCGTCCCGGGCGGCTCGTCGGGGGGCTCGGCCGCGGCGGTGGCCGCCGGCCTCGTGCCGCTCGCCCTCGGCTCGGACACCGGCGGGTCGATCCGCCAGCCCGCCTCGCTCTGCGGGGTCGTCGGGATGAAGCCGACCTACGGCCTCGTGAGCCGCTACGGCCTCGTCGCCTTCGCCAGCTCGCTCGACCAGATCGGCCCCTTCGCCTGCACCGTCGCCGACGCGGCGTCCCTCCTCGAGGTGATCGCCGGCCACGACAAGATGGACTCCACCTCGCTGCCCGCGCCGGCGCCCACGATCGTCGGCGGCCTCTCTGCCGGCGTCGGCGGCCTGCGGGTGGGCGTGATCTCGGACTTCCTCCCCGACGCGAGCCCCCGCACGCAGGCCGCGCTGCGCCGGGCGGCCGAGTCCCTCGCCGCGGCGGGGGCCGAGGTGGCCGAGGTCGCCCTCCCCGAGCTGATGAACGGCCTCGCCGCCTACTACCTCATCGCCCCGGCGGAGGCCTCCTCCAACCTCTCCCGCTACGACGGCGTCCGCTACGGCCTGCGCGTCGACGCGCCGGGCGTCGAGGAGATGAACGCCCGCACCCGCGCCGCCGGCTTCGGGCCGGAGGTGAAGCGCCGCATCATGCTCGGCACCTACGTCCTCTCCGCCGGCTACTGCGACGCCTACTACTCCCAGGCGCAGCGGGTGCGGACGCTCGTCTCGCGCGCCTTCAGCGCCGCCTACGAGCGCTTCGACGTCCTCCTCGCCCCGACGGCGCCCTCGGTCGCCTTCGCCTTCGGCGAGAAGACCGCGGACCCCCTGCAGATGTACCTCTCGGACCTCTACACGATCCCCTCCAACCTGGCCGGCCACCCGGCGGTGAGCGTCCCGTACGCGCTCGGCGAGGAGGAGCTCCCGGTCGGCGTGCAGGTGCTCGGCCCCGCGCTCTCCGAGGCGACCCTCTTCCGCGCCGCCGCGGCGCTCGAGGAGGCGGCCGACCCGGCGGCGCGCGGCCCGGTCGCGGTCGGGGCGCGATGA
- the gatC gene encoding Asp-tRNA(Asn)/Glu-tRNA(Gln) amidotransferase subunit GatC: MAEHLGREEVTHIASLARLALSEEELVTFAEQLSAVLDHVDALRELDIADLPPMHHPLPLQNVLRPDEVGPSLDRDEVLAAAPAAERGRFRVPRILAEEP; encoded by the coding sequence ATGGCCGAGCACCTCGGCCGCGAGGAGGTCACGCACATCGCTTCGCTGGCGCGCCTCGCGCTCTCCGAGGAGGAGCTCGTGACCTTCGCGGAGCAGCTCTCCGCCGTCCTTGACCACGTCGACGCGCTCCGCGAGCTCGACATCGCCGATCTTCCGCCGATGCACCACCCGCTCCCCCTGCAGAACGTCCTGCGCCCCGACGAGGTCGGCCCCTCGCTCGACCGCGACGAGGTGCTCGCGGCAGCGCCGGCCGCGGAGCGGGGACGCTTCCGGGTGCCGCGCATCCTCGCGGAGGAGCCGTGA
- a CDS encoding alpha/beta fold hydrolase has translation MVAEGDEDEASRAFSATNGVDGVLVLHGFTGSPRSMRPLAEAFANAGFRVELPVLPGHGTTPAELAETSYSDWVQAADEEFLALASACERVIVAGLSMGGALACELAARHPEVAGIILVNPFVEPPAASFLALLGQALATGQRSFPSIGSDIARAGPSGGGYDETPIAPLLSLAEALQDFAGRLGEVTCPVLLFSSRVDHVVPPSGGDFVEGHVAGPFERVFLEHSFHVATLDEDASELEARAVAFAQKVTAA, from the coding sequence ATGGTGGCCGAGGGCGACGAGGACGAGGCGAGCCGCGCCTTCTCGGCGACGAACGGAGTCGACGGCGTCCTCGTGCTGCACGGCTTCACCGGCTCTCCCCGCTCGATGCGCCCCCTCGCCGAGGCCTTCGCGAACGCGGGCTTCCGCGTCGAGCTGCCGGTCCTCCCCGGCCACGGGACGACCCCCGCGGAGCTCGCCGAGACGAGCTATTCAGACTGGGTGCAGGCCGCCGACGAGGAGTTCCTCGCCCTCGCCTCGGCGTGTGAGCGGGTGATCGTCGCCGGCCTCTCGATGGGGGGCGCGCTCGCCTGCGAGCTCGCCGCCCGCCACCCCGAGGTCGCCGGGATCATCCTCGTCAACCCCTTCGTCGAGCCCCCGGCGGCGAGCTTCCTCGCCCTCCTCGGCCAGGCGCTCGCCACCGGGCAGCGGTCGTTCCCGAGCATCGGCTCGGACATCGCCCGTGCGGGCCCCTCCGGTGGCGGCTACGACGAGACCCCCATCGCCCCGCTCCTCTCTCTGGCCGAGGCGCTGCAGGACTTCGCCGGCCGCCTCGGCGAGGTCACCTGCCCGGTGCTGCTGTTCAGCTCGCGCGTCGACCACGTCGTCCCTCCCTCGGGCGGTGACTTTGTCGAGGGTCACGTCGCCGGCCCCTTCGAACGGGTCTTCCTCGAGCACAGCTTCCACGTCGCCACGCTCGACGAGGACGCCTCCGAGCTCGAGGCGCGGGCGGTGGCCTTCGCGCAGAAGGTGACGGCCGCCTGA
- a CDS encoding SCP2 sterol-binding domain-containing protein: MARYVFLSLEWIAAAKALQADAGEEPATVTLQMNLVVEEVPFGEGTLDAHLDTTSGALDIDLGHLERADVRVLLDYETAKRVLVDQDAEAAMSAFMAGKVRVEGDMTKLLTYQATPPNERQQALADAVREITA; encoded by the coding sequence GTGGCGCGCTACGTGTTCTTGAGCCTGGAATGGATCGCCGCTGCGAAGGCGCTGCAGGCAGACGCCGGCGAGGAGCCGGCGACGGTGACGCTGCAGATGAACCTCGTCGTCGAGGAGGTCCCCTTCGGCGAGGGGACCCTCGACGCCCACCTCGACACCACCTCCGGCGCCCTCGACATCGACCTCGGCCACCTCGAGCGCGCCGACGTGCGCGTGCTGCTCGACTACGAGACGGCCAAGCGGGTCCTCGTCGACCAGGACGCGGAGGCGGCGATGAGCGCCTTCATGGCCGGCAAGGTACGGGTCGAGGGGGACATGACCAAGCTCCTCACCTACCAGGCGACGCCGCCGAACGAGCGCCAGCAGGCGCTCGCCGACGCGGTGCGGGAGATCACCGCCTGA
- a CDS encoding PASTA domain-containing protein, whose amino-acid sequence MSTITDQLGRVLAGRYRLDGALGTGASAHVYRATDLRLGRVVALKLLHPGLGGDEAFLRRFRAEAQAVAALSHANLVRLYDWGWEEGEPFLVLEYLPGGSLRDLLDDGLLLSPAQAAEVGAAAARGLAHAHRRGLVHRDVKPANLLFDEEGVVRVADFGLARALADAAWTEPAGAVLGTARYASSEQAEGKALDGRSDVYSLALVLYEAVTGDVPFRGDSTLGTLRARVGARLPPAAGLGPLYPLLAQATISDPLARLDAAELAVEFDTLLIGLGRPPRLPVREATTTSALPRPARLHAPATGTLTGVGPRPVLYDLDDRTEHGFAPAAGRGGAEPALRHRHWGRRALALVVALALLAGGAFFVRRDVLYNHVVPALAGLPLPAATTRATSAGLRLHVTGKAYSPTVAAGEVLSLRPGAGARLGKGAVVDVALSAGPRPVAVPLVESKPAATAEQAVTAAHFVPVVAHAYSETVTKGIVIVQSPAKGSRVPGHSVRLVVSLGPSPRTIPQLGGDTWAAAKQALTALRLVPVMSRDYSSTVARNEVISTTPAEGSGGVPVGATVQVLVSKGPQLVTVPPVVGDSISDAVATLQAAGLNVNEVVGPPFATQATTTDPAPGSQVNPGSAITLYAA is encoded by the coding sequence ATGTCGACCATCACGGACCAGCTCGGCCGGGTCCTCGCCGGCCGCTACCGCCTAGACGGCGCGCTCGGCACGGGAGCCTCGGCGCACGTCTACCGGGCGACCGACCTTCGTCTCGGGCGCGTCGTGGCGCTGAAGCTCCTCCATCCCGGGCTCGGTGGCGACGAGGCCTTCCTCCGCCGCTTCCGCGCCGAGGCGCAGGCCGTCGCGGCGCTGAGCCACGCCAACCTCGTCCGTCTCTACGACTGGGGGTGGGAGGAGGGCGAGCCCTTCCTCGTGCTCGAGTACCTCCCCGGCGGCAGCCTCCGTGACCTCCTCGACGACGGCCTGCTGCTCAGCCCCGCCCAGGCGGCCGAGGTGGGCGCCGCGGCGGCGCGCGGCCTCGCGCACGCGCACCGCCGGGGCCTCGTGCACCGCGACGTGAAGCCCGCCAACCTCCTCTTCGACGAGGAGGGGGTCGTCCGGGTCGCCGACTTCGGCCTCGCCCGCGCCCTCGCCGACGCGGCGTGGACCGAGCCCGCCGGCGCGGTGCTCGGCACCGCCCGCTACGCCTCCTCGGAGCAGGCCGAGGGCAAGGCGCTCGACGGCCGCTCGGACGTCTACTCGCTCGCCCTCGTCCTCTACGAGGCGGTCACCGGCGACGTCCCCTTTCGCGGCGACAGCACCCTCGGCACGTTGCGCGCCCGCGTCGGCGCGCGCCTCCCCCCGGCGGCCGGCCTCGGCCCCCTCTACCCCCTGCTCGCGCAGGCGACGATCTCGGACCCGCTCGCCCGCCTCGACGCGGCCGAGCTCGCGGTGGAGTTCGACACCCTGCTCATCGGCCTCGGCCGGCCGCCGCGGCTGCCGGTCCGCGAGGCGACCACGACGAGCGCGCTGCCGCGGCCGGCGCGGCTGCACGCCCCCGCGACGGGCACACTCACGGGGGTCGGGCCCCGTCCCGTGCTCTACGACCTCGACGACCGCACCGAGCACGGCTTCGCGCCCGCCGCGGGTCGCGGCGGCGCGGAGCCCGCCCTCCGCCACCGCCACTGGGGGCGGCGGGCGCTCGCCCTCGTCGTGGCGCTCGCGCTGCTCGCCGGCGGTGCCTTCTTCGTGCGCCGCGACGTGCTCTACAACCACGTCGTCCCCGCCCTCGCCGGCCTCCCGCTCCCCGCGGCCACGACCCGCGCGACGAGCGCGGGGCTCCGTCTGCACGTCACCGGCAAGGCGTACTCGCCGACGGTCGCCGCCGGCGAGGTGCTCTCGCTGCGGCCGGGTGCGGGGGCGCGCCTCGGCAAGGGGGCGGTCGTCGACGTCGCCCTCTCGGCGGGGCCCCGCCCCGTCGCCGTCCCGCTCGTCGAGTCCAAGCCGGCCGCCACCGCCGAGCAGGCGGTGACCGCCGCTCACTTCGTGCCGGTGGTCGCACACGCGTACTCCGAGACGGTGACGAAGGGCATCGTCATCGTGCAGAGCCCCGCCAAGGGGAGCCGCGTCCCGGGCCACAGCGTCCGTCTCGTCGTCTCCCTCGGCCCGAGCCCGCGCACCATCCCCCAGCTCGGCGGTGACACCTGGGCGGCGGCCAAGCAGGCGCTCACGGCACTGCGCCTCGTGCCGGTGATGAGCCGCGACTACTCCTCGACGGTGGCGCGCAACGAGGTGATCTCGACCACGCCGGCGGAGGGGAGCGGCGGGGTGCCCGTCGGCGCCACCGTGCAGGTGCTCGTGAGCAAGGGGCCGCAGCTCGTCACGGTCCCCCCGGTCGTCGGCGACTCCATCTCCGACGCGGTGGCCACGCTGCAGGCCGCGGGCCTGAACGTCAACGAGGTCGTCGGACCGCCCTTCGCGACCCAGGCGACGACCACCGACCCGGCGCCGGGGAGCCAGGTCAACCCGGGGAGCGCGATCACCCTCTACGCCGCCTGA
- the ligA gene encoding NAD-dependent DNA ligase LigA, with product MSATADDEEVAARLKSLRDLVAYHAARYHRDDDPEIADAEYDALVRELVALEEANPALVMADSPSAQVGAAPSSLFAPVVHRVPMMSLDNVFSPDELLQWGQRLERVIERSGAPASPLRFVGEPKIDGLAISLRYEAGALVSAATRGDGRVGEDVTDNVRTIASVPAHLALTAEECPDVLEVRGEVYLPISAFEELNRRQAEAGLRLFVNPRNSAAGSLRQKDPSVTASRPLGFFAYQLGEHSGGAGGPDGAALSSHHESLELLRRCGFQVNDLVRVFDGLEGVAAFCEGLEERRHDLDYEIDGAVVKLDDLALRRAAGATSHAPRWAIAYKFPPEERTTLLEEIMVSIGRTGRATPFARMTPVFVGGSTVGLASLHNEDQVHLKDVRPGDTVIVRKAGDVIPEVVAPVLAQRPKASRPWRFPSTCPACGAELVRLEGESDTYCVNAECPAQRVQRIVHFASRGAMDIEGLGESRVELFVTGALVRDVADLYLLEQATVQGLEGFAELSARNLLEAIERSKQRGLARLLVALSIRHVGPTVAAALAGEFADLDELRAAPLERLAAIEGVGGIIAASVVAFFAEEPNQLVVERLAAAGVSLAADRPEDSGRVAKVLAGKSIVVSGSLEGFSREEAEAAITGRGGKSPGSVSARTYALVVGADPGAAKLTKAEALGIPILDEAAFLALLEHGELPGGG from the coding sequence GTGAGCGCGACAGCCGACGACGAGGAGGTCGCGGCGAGGCTGAAGAGCCTGCGGGACCTCGTCGCCTACCACGCCGCCCGCTACCACCGCGACGACGACCCCGAGATCGCCGACGCCGAGTACGACGCGCTCGTCCGCGAGCTCGTCGCCCTCGAGGAGGCCAACCCCGCGCTCGTGATGGCCGACTCGCCGAGCGCGCAGGTGGGCGCGGCCCCCTCGTCGCTGTTCGCACCGGTGGTGCACCGGGTGCCGATGATGAGCCTCGACAACGTCTTCTCCCCCGACGAGCTCCTGCAGTGGGGTCAGCGACTGGAGCGCGTCATCGAGCGCTCCGGCGCCCCCGCCTCGCCGCTGCGCTTCGTCGGGGAGCCGAAGATCGACGGCCTGGCGATATCGCTCCGCTACGAGGCGGGGGCGCTCGTCTCGGCGGCGACGCGCGGCGACGGGCGCGTCGGCGAGGACGTCACCGACAACGTGCGCACGATCGCCTCGGTCCCCGCGCACCTCGCCCTCACGGCCGAGGAGTGTCCCGACGTCCTCGAGGTGCGCGGCGAGGTCTACCTCCCGATCTCGGCCTTCGAGGAGCTGAACCGCCGACAGGCCGAGGCGGGCCTGCGGCTGTTCGTCAACCCCCGCAACTCCGCCGCCGGCTCGCTCCGCCAGAAGGACCCCTCGGTGACCGCCTCCCGGCCCCTCGGCTTCTTCGCCTACCAGTTGGGCGAGCACTCCGGTGGGGCCGGCGGCCCGGACGGCGCGGCGCTCTCCAGCCACCACGAGAGCCTCGAGCTCCTCAGACGCTGCGGCTTCCAGGTGAACGACCTCGTGCGCGTCTTCGACGGCCTGGAGGGGGTCGCCGCCTTCTGCGAGGGCCTCGAGGAGCGCCGGCACGACCTCGACTACGAGATCGACGGCGCGGTGGTGAAGCTCGACGACCTCGCGCTGCGGCGCGCCGCGGGTGCCACCAGCCACGCCCCGCGCTGGGCGATCGCCTACAAGTTCCCCCCCGAGGAGCGCACCACCCTGCTCGAGGAGATCATGGTCTCGATCGGGCGCACCGGGCGGGCGACGCCCTTCGCGCGCATGACCCCCGTCTTCGTCGGCGGCTCGACCGTCGGGCTGGCGAGCCTGCACAACGAGGACCAGGTGCACCTGAAGGACGTGCGCCCCGGCGACACCGTGATCGTGAGGAAGGCGGGCGACGTCATCCCCGAGGTCGTCGCCCCCGTCCTCGCGCAGCGCCCGAAGGCGAGCCGCCCCTGGCGCTTCCCGTCGACCTGCCCGGCCTGCGGCGCCGAGCTCGTTCGCCTGGAGGGCGAGAGCGACACCTACTGCGTGAACGCCGAGTGCCCCGCGCAGCGGGTGCAACGCATCGTGCACTTCGCCTCGCGGGGGGCGATGGACATCGAGGGCCTCGGGGAGAGCCGCGTCGAGCTCTTCGTCACCGGCGCGTTGGTGCGCGACGTCGCCGACCTCTACCTCCTCGAGCAGGCGACGGTGCAGGGCCTCGAGGGCTTCGCCGAGCTCTCGGCGCGCAACCTCCTTGAGGCGATCGAGCGCTCCAAGCAGCGGGGCCTCGCCCGCCTGCTCGTCGCGCTCTCCATCCGCCACGTCGGCCCGACCGTCGCCGCCGCGCTGGCGGGTGAGTTCGCCGACCTCGACGAGCTGCGCGCCGCGCCCCTCGAGCGGCTCGCGGCGATCGAGGGCGTCGGCGGGATCATCGCCGCGAGCGTCGTCGCCTTCTTCGCCGAGGAGCCGAACCAGCTCGTCGTCGAGAGGCTCGCCGCGGCGGGGGTCTCCCTCGCCGCGGACCGCCCAGAGGACTCGGGGCGCGTCGCGAAGGTGCTCGCCGGCAAGTCGATCGTGGTGAGCGGAAGCCTCGAGGGCTTCAGCCGCGAGGAGGCGGAGGCGGCGATCACGGGCAGGGGCGGCAAGTCGCCGGGCTCGGTCTCGGCGCGCACCTACGCGCTCGTCGTCGGTGCCGACCCCGGAGCCGCGAAGCTCACCAAGGCCGAGGCGCTAGGGATCCCGATCCTCGACGAGGCCGCGTTCCTCGCACTGCTCGAGCACGGGGAGCTGCCCGGAGGGGGCTGA
- the mnmA gene encoding tRNA 2-thiouridine(34) synthase MnmA: MRVLVAMSGGVDSSLAAARLVEEGHDVVGATLKLWGGAGDSGCCSLADVIDARRVADHLGIAHHVFNYEELFEREVVAPYVAAHAEGRTPNPCVECNRSLKFGALEARAERLGFDAVATGHHARVEHGAGAPALRRGVDRAKDQSYVLAVLGAEQLARARFPIGELTKAEVRSEARRRALRTADKPDSQDVCFISATLGGRSSFLGGRIPLHAAAVVSSSGEALGEVAEIELLTVGQRRGVGVATGERRYVLELDVAARRVTLGTPDELQASVLGLERRSWTGEELPPGAAVEVQASAHGATRPARLTGEGLAFDEPVRRVAPGQLVALYQGDRVVGSGIAGQAPG, translated from the coding sequence ATGCGGGTGCTCGTGGCGATGTCCGGTGGGGTCGACTCCTCCCTCGCCGCGGCGCGCCTCGTCGAGGAGGGCCACGACGTCGTCGGCGCGACCTTGAAGCTGTGGGGCGGCGCGGGTGACTCGGGCTGCTGCTCGCTCGCCGACGTCATCGACGCCCGCCGCGTCGCCGACCACCTCGGGATCGCGCACCACGTCTTCAACTACGAGGAGCTCTTCGAGCGCGAGGTCGTCGCGCCCTACGTCGCCGCGCACGCTGAGGGCCGGACGCCGAACCCCTGCGTCGAGTGCAACCGCAGCCTGAAGTTCGGGGCGCTCGAGGCCCGCGCCGAGCGCCTCGGCTTCGACGCGGTGGCCACCGGTCACCACGCCCGGGTCGAGCACGGCGCCGGCGCACCGGCGCTGCGGCGGGGGGTCGACCGGGCCAAGGACCAGTCCTACGTGCTCGCCGTCCTCGGCGCCGAGCAGCTCGCAAGGGCGCGCTTCCCGATCGGGGAGCTCACCAAGGCCGAGGTGCGCAGCGAGGCGCGCCGGCGGGCGCTGCGCACCGCCGACAAGCCCGACAGTCAGGACGTCTGCTTCATCTCCGCGACCCTCGGTGGTCGCAGCTCCTTCCTCGGGGGACGGATCCCGCTGCACGCAGCGGCCGTCGTCTCGAGCAGCGGTGAGGCGCTCGGCGAGGTCGCGGAGATTGAGCTCCTCACCGTCGGCCAGCGCCGCGGCGTCGGCGTCGCGACCGGGGAGCGCCGCTACGTGCTCGAACTCGACGTGGCGGCGCGACGGGTGACCCTCGGCACCCCCGACGAGCTGCAGGCGAGCGTGCTCGGCCTCGAGCGCCGGAGCTGGACCGGCGAGGAGCTCCCCCCCGGAGCCGCCGTCGAGGTGCAGGCGAGCGCGCACGGCGCCACCCGCCCGGCGCGGCTCACCGGCGAGGGGCTGGCCTTCGACGAGCCGGTCCGGCGGGTCGCGCCCGGCCAGCTGGTCGCCCTCTACCAGGGAGACCGCGTCGTGGGCTCCGGCATTGCCGGGCAGGCGCCGGGGTGA
- a CDS encoding aminotransferase class V-fold PLP-dependent enzyme, protein MTSLCYLDHAATTPLHPEALAAMLPFLGAEFANPSSSHRAARQVRSAVDEAREQLAELFGCAASEVVFTSGGTEADNLAVKGAAAARAGAVVVSAVEHHAVLGAAARVGATTAPVDGDGLVDPAEVAALLGPDGVLCSVMAVNNETGVVQPVADVAEAVHDRAPRALVHCDAVQAFPLLPLQRLGAPDLVSFSAHKFGGPKGVGVLVVREGARERLRPLIDGGSQEDSLRAGTENVAGIVGMAVAARLAAATAAPAALAALRDDLGAAVRGTVAGVTETGSQVERVASICHLVFADAEAEELLLLLDEEGVAASAGAACAAGAIEASHVLLAMGRSTEEARRAVRFSLGAATTRADIERAAAAVGRAHRRLTRGVGAAGEN, encoded by the coding sequence ATGACGTCGCTCTGCTACCTCGACCACGCGGCGACCACGCCGCTTCACCCCGAGGCGCTCGCCGCGATGCTCCCCTTCCTCGGCGCCGAGTTCGCCAACCCCTCGAGCAGCCACCGCGCCGCCCGGCAGGTCCGCAGCGCAGTCGACGAGGCGCGCGAGCAGCTCGCCGAGCTCTTCGGCTGTGCCGCGTCGGAGGTGGTCTTCACCTCGGGCGGCACCGAGGCGGACAACCTCGCGGTGAAGGGCGCCGCGGCGGCCCGCGCCGGGGCGGTCGTCGTGAGCGCGGTCGAGCACCACGCGGTGCTCGGCGCCGCGGCCCGCGTCGGCGCCACGACGGCACCCGTCGACGGCGACGGCCTCGTCGACCCCGCCGAGGTCGCCGCCCTCCTCGGCCCCGACGGCGTGCTGTGCTCGGTGATGGCGGTGAACAACGAGACCGGGGTCGTCCAGCCGGTCGCCGACGTGGCCGAGGCGGTGCATGACCGCGCGCCGCGGGCGCTCGTCCACTGCGACGCGGTGCAGGCCTTCCCGCTGCTCCCGCTGCAGCGGCTCGGCGCCCCCGACCTCGTCAGCTTCTCGGCCCACAAGTTCGGCGGACCGAAGGGCGTTGGCGTGCTCGTCGTGCGCGAGGGGGCCCGTGAGCGCCTCCGCCCGCTCATCGACGGCGGCAGCCAGGAGGACTCGCTGCGCGCCGGGACCGAGAACGTCGCGGGCATCGTCGGGATGGCCGTGGCGGCGCGCCTCGCGGCGGCGACCGCCGCGCCGGCGGCGCTCGCGGCGCTTCGCGACGACCTCGGTGCCGCGGTGCGCGGCACGGTCGCGGGTGTCACCGAGACCGGCAGCCAGGTGGAGCGCGTCGCCTCGATCTGCCACCTCGTCTTCGCCGACGCGGAGGCCGAGGAGCTGCTGCTGCTGCTCGACGAGGAGGGGGTCGCGGCCTCCGCGGGGGCGGCCTGCGCGGCGGGCGCGATCGAGGCGAGCCACGTGTTGCTCGCGATGGGGCGCTCCACCGAGGAGGCGCGCCGGGCGGTGCGCTTCAGCCTCGGCGCGGCGACGACGCGGGCCGACATCGAGCGCGCCGCCGCCGCCGTCGGCCGCGCGCACCGCCGTCTCACCCGCGGTGTCGGCGCGGCGGGGGAGAATTGA